The sequence CAGAGGATTTTGCGGTGCGAGTGAAACTACTGGATGGAAGTTCGGATTATCGCTGCCTGCAACTTCACGTCCAGGCATACCGACAAAGACGTCATCAATATACCAGCCCTGATAGGTTACGGAACTATCAGAACCAAAGTTGAACATGAACATCACATCTTCACCCTGATAAGCACCAATCTCAAAGGTTGCCAGGGTCCAAACCATGCCATGACCATTAAAGCATTCTTCACTATTTAAACCATAGGCAGTTCCAGGATAGCCTCCCACTGGAGTGATCAAGGTCCAGCTTGTTCCACCATCAGTAGATATTTTTACATTTCCACCATCAAAAGTGGTCTCAATATCCATCCAGTGCCAGAATGTCAGCACAGCATCATCTGAAGGAATTGAAATTTCCGGGGTTACTAATTGGTAATTAACACTATTGGGATATTGAGCATTCAATGTGGTACCCCATACATTGATACCGCTATAGGCACCAGACATAGTGTCTGTACCCCATGCCCAGCCCATATTGGCTGTGAATTCACCATTATCATTTTCAAAATCCCAGAAGTTGGAAGCTTCTGGATCAGGAGCTTCCCAGATCACATCAACTACTGTATCTTCAGGATTCTGAGTTGCAACCACACCCATTGGTGGGAAGGCAACTTCGTTTACTATGATATCGCCCAGATCAGTATTTGTTTCACCAATCACTGCTTCGCCTACCAGTACTTCATAGCCTTCTGCTACAACTGTAATCTGATAAGTATTAGAAGAGAAAACATCCTCTATCAGGAAGTAGCCATCTGGATCTGTGATACCTTCATGAACTCCCATTCCGCTCAGAGTTACTTCAGCACCTCCCAGACCAATATCCGGATAATCGGAACCTACTACACGTCCAGTAACTTCCACATCTGTAGCAGGAGTAAGATAGAAATCCTGGTTAGTTGTCTCATCTGCTACTATTACCACAGTTTCAATATCTTCACTGTGAGCAAAAAGAGTTGCATGAGCTTCATATGTACCTTCAAAGAGTCCCGGGAAGTTGTAATGTCCACTTGCATCTGTGAAAGTATGAACTCTTTGTTCTATTAGATCAATCAGTACACCTTCCAGAGGTTCATTTGTAACTTGATTATAGGCATATCCTTCCAGGGATCCCAGTCCGCTTATATTAATGAACATCATCGTATTGGGATTACTGCTCAAATAATTGATGGTTGTAGGTGGGTTATAAGGATCATAATCATCTGAATCACTCTGTGCCCAGATGCAGCGGTCAGTATACTGAGTATCTGTATAATAGAAAGTATCTCCTGTACTGTAATACTGGGTATCCATCACTCTTTCCACAAATACGATCACATTTTGTCCTTCATAAATGAAGGGCTCAATA is a genomic window of Candidatus Stygibacter australis containing:
- a CDS encoding immune inhibitor A, coding for MQNTTLDNLSGGWVPATDMTQVFSGTLDFPIGINEIMVDLIEPFIYEGQNVIVFVERVMDTQYYSTGDTFYYTDTQYTDRCIWAQSDSDDYDPYNPPTTINYLSSNPNTMMFINISGLGSLEGYAYNQVTNEPLEGVLIDLIEQRVHTFTDASGHYNFPGLFEGTYEAHATLFAHSEDIETVVIVADETTNQDFYLTPATDVEVTGRVVGSDYPDIGLGGAEVTLSGMGVHEGITDPDGYFLIEDVFSSNTYQITVVAEGYEVLVGEAVIGETNTDLGDIIVNEVAFPPMGVVATQNPEDTVVDVIWEAPDPEASNFWDFENDNGEFTANMGWAWGTDTMSGAYSGINVWGTTLNAQYPNSVNYQLVTPEISIPSDDAVLTFWHWMDIETTFDGGNVKISTDGGTSWTLITPVGGYPGTAYGLNSEECFNGHGMVWTLATFEIGAYQGEDVMFMFNFGSDSSVTYQGWYIDDVFVGMPGREVAGSDNPNFHPVVSLAPQNPLRIIEGYNVYSLLLEDEGNEDLWTLVGEGVMETFYSDISWVNNPYG